In Syntrophorhabdus sp., one DNA window encodes the following:
- a CDS encoding response regulator has product MSLGNILVVDDDRNLLELMGMMLQSADYEVTTARDGDGALSAVKAQAFHLAVVDLKLPGTDGISLMRELHQINPEIPVIILTAHSSVKSAVEAIRMGAFNYLAKPFDL; this is encoded by the coding sequence ATGTCCCTCGGAAACATACTGGTCGTCGACGACGATCGAAACCTCCTCGAGCTGATGGGCATGATGCTTCAGTCCGCGGACTACGAAGTCACGACCGCCCGCGACGGGGACGGGGCGCTTTCGGCGGTGAAGGCGCAGGCCTTCCACCTTGCCGTTGTCGACCTTAAGCTCCCGGGCACGGACGGGATCAGTCTCATGCGTGAACTCCACCAGATAAACCCGGAAATACCCGTTATCATCCTCACGGCGCACAGCAGCGTGAAAAGCGCCGTCGAGGCCATCAGGATGGGCGCCTTCAACTACCTGGCGAAGCCTTTCGACCTGGA